From Brassica oleracea var. oleracea cultivar TO1000 chromosome C3, BOL, whole genome shotgun sequence, a single genomic window includes:
- the LOC106336523 gene encoding glycine-rich protein 3 short isoform-like gives MASKALVLLGLFALLFVISEVAATSEGQSLKSESEDTLQPDHSGGGGQGYNGGGGYNGRGGYNGGGHHGGGGYNGGGGYNGGGHHGGGGRGGGYCRHGCCYRGYRGCSRCCSYAGEAVQTQPGH, from the exons ATGGCTTCCAAGGCATTAGTTTTGTTGGGTCTCTTTGCACTTCTTTTCGTCATCTCAGAAGTTGCCGCGACATCCGAAGGGCAGTCAT TGAAGTCAGAGAGTGAGGATACCTTACAACCTGACCATTCTGGTGGTGGTGGCCAAGGCTACAACGGAGGCGGAGGTTACAACGGAAGGGGAGGTTATAACGGAGGAGGACACCACGGAGGAGGAGGATACAATGGAGGCGGAGGATACAACGGAGGAGGACACCATGGAGGAGGAGGCCGTGGAGGAGGTTACTGCCGCCACGGCTGCTGCTACAGAGGTTACCGTGGCTGCTCAAGGTGTTGCTCATATGCCGGCGAAGCTGTTCAGACACAGCCTGGCCACTAA